In the genome of SAR324 cluster bacterium, the window CAGCGCACATTGAGGATCGTGTTGGCGGATGATAATCCTGTCAATCAGAAAATGGCTCTGATGATGCTGGCAAAACTGGGGCATTCGGTCGATGTGGTTTCCAACGGACTGGAAGTCCTTGAGTTTTTGAAGTCGCATACCTGTGGATCAGTTGCAATACCTCCCTGACACGCTGAATCCAGACCCTCTGCCCGATTTGTTAATACAGCTTCAAAAAAGTTATGACAACACAATGCAGGCGTTGAACGAATGGGAAACTTCAGTTGAATAAAATCCCGATTCCACCAAATTTCTCGGCGGAAAATATTATGTTGCTTTCCGAATATCCTGAGAATGTTAAATTAAGTTGGGGGATTGTGAGATAATGCTTGCTTGGCGAAACAATGAATATGATCGTTTTGAGTTCGAGATGACTGATGATGAAATTCAAATGTTTATTAAATGCAGTGGTTCTATTGATATTCACAGCGGTGTTTTATGCTGGTTGCACCACTTCAACTGAGAAACCAGCAGGATATTTGATGGAGCGAGAACAGGTTCGCCGGATTCAGGGAAAGGCGATCACTCAGGATTTGGAACAAATACAGGCCGAACGAACGCCAGAATTTTTAGAACAAAAAAAACGCCGGGAACTTCTCAGATTGTATGGATTGGATCAGGAAGAAATTTATCGCTGTCTCTGTCCTGATCCGGAAGCTCCCACTCCTTAAGCCACAATGATCCGTATAAGGCGTCGGTTTTTGGTCAAATTGGCCATCTTCAACATTTTTTGGCAGAAATGGTCATTGCCGCGTTCTTCAAATTCACTATGGTATAGCATCTCCACAGCTCCTGCTCCTGTCTGCAGAACCTGATGGATCCAGACTTGAACCGTTCTGGAATCACTGAAACCTTAATGCCCAAGGGACTGATTATGTCAAATCAAACCAACGCATCCGCTACACAAGAATCCGGGAATCAAGCCGGCGCTGAAACCGCGCAAGCAACTCCGGATACTCCTAAAAAACAGGCTCCTGCCATCAAAAAAAGCAGTCTGGAAAACAAACCTGTGCTGATCGACGGAGTACGGACTCCTTTCCTGCGCAGCAATGGGGCCTACACCCCGCTCATGTCTCATGATCTGGGACGATTTGCCATTCAGGGGCTTCTCAAAAAAACTGGAATTGATCCGGTGGAAATTGAACAGGTCATCATGGGAACGGTGCTGCATGAAGTCAACACACCCAATGTGGCCCGTGAAAGCATGCTGGGTGCGGGACTTGCTGAAAATATTCCGGCATATACGGTCAGCATGGCCTGTATCTCCTCCAATCTGTCAGCCACCAGTGTCAGTGACATGATCAGACTCGGACACATCCAGGTCGGCATTGCCGGTGGTATGGATACCTGTTCTGATCCACCGCTTCGTCTTTCCAAAAAATTGCGACAGACCCTGGCACGTCTTCAAAAAGCAAAATCCAACATGGATTATGTGAAAGAACTTTCCAAACTGTCCTTCCGGGATTTGCTGCCTGATGTTCCCTCCATCACCGAATTTTCTACCGGTGAATCCATGGGGCAGGGTTGTGAGCGGTTGGTGAAATATGCTGGTGTTTCCCGTGAAGAAAGTGATGAATTTGCGGCCCGCAGTCATCAACTCGCGGCAAAAGCATGGGAAGACAAAGTATATCAGGAAATGGTGGTCCCGGTTCATGTGCCACCAAAAATGGAACTGATTGCCCAGGACAACGGTCCCCGTGGAGAAACATCCGTAAAAAAACTGTTGAGCCTCAAACCGGCCTTTGACAAACAATTCGGAGTTGTCACAGCAGGAAACTCCTCGTTTCTGACTGATGGCGGTTCGGCAGTATTGTTCATGAGCCATAAAAAAGCGGAACAGCTCAAATTTCAGGCCAAAGCCGTGCTGGTCGATTATGTGTTCCGTGCAGGAAGTCCACTGAATGAACTGCTTTCAGGACCAGCACTGACCATTCCTGTGTTGCTGGATCGCAACGGACTCAAGGCAGATGACATCGATGTCTGGGAAATTCATGAAGCGTTCGCGTCTCAGGTGGTTGCCAACCTGAAGCTGATGGAATCCAACGATTTTGTGAAAAACCGACTTGGACTCAAAAAAGCGGTCGGTCCTATCCCCATGGAAAAAATCAACATCTGGGGCGGTTCGCTGTCTCTGGGACATCCCTTTGGCGCGACCGGTGGCCGATTGTTGACCACGGCGGCCCAGCGTCTGCAACTGTTTGGCGGAAGATACGCGGTTGTTTCCGGTTGTGCGGCCGGTGGTCATGGTTCAGCCATTTTGCTTGAAAATCCACAATTCTCCAAATAACAGGACGCTATGACAACACCAGAAAGTAAAGCTTTATCCCTTCGTGTTCAACGTGGCATTGCCGTGATTGAATTCAATGATCCTGAGGAAAAGGTCAACACCGTCAATTCCCGGTTTTCCAAAGATTTTGAAGCGATGTTTGATTACATTGCTAAAAACAATGACATCAAAGGCGCTGTTCTGATTTCAGGCAAGCCCGAGTCGTTCAT includes:
- a CDS encoding acetyl-CoA C-acyltransferase, translated to MSNQTNASATQESGNQAGAETAQATPDTPKKQAPAIKKSSLENKPVLIDGVRTPFLRSNGAYTPLMSHDLGRFAIQGLLKKTGIDPVEIEQVIMGTVLHEVNTPNVARESMLGAGLAENIPAYTVSMACISSNLSATSVSDMIRLGHIQVGIAGGMDTCSDPPLRLSKKLRQTLARLQKAKSNMDYVKELSKLSFRDLLPDVPSITEFSTGESMGQGCERLVKYAGVSREESDEFAARSHQLAAKAWEDKVYQEMVVPVHVPPKMELIAQDNGPRGETSVKKLLSLKPAFDKQFGVVTAGNSSFLTDGGSAVLFMSHKKAEQLKFQAKAVLVDYVFRAGSPLNELLSGPALTIPVLLDRNGLKADDIDVWEIHEAFASQVVANLKLMESNDFVKNRLGLKKAVGPIPMEKINIWGGSLSLGHPFGATGGRLLTTAAQRLQLFGGRYAVVSGCAAGGHGSAILLENPQFSK